One window of the Triticum dicoccoides isolate Atlit2015 ecotype Zavitan chromosome 3B, WEW_v2.0, whole genome shotgun sequence genome contains the following:
- the LOC119276679 gene encoding uncharacterized protein LOC119276679 isoform X1 — protein sequence MELEAGFSSLQHCCHHCCDERLGAAASVWRCCSTSATKPTRGPVVLEEASFYYKAPVNKNFSKKGLTSPNFATLHIMREQSRCVHRNTQANQMTRCLEQANHSQLHSLVLCCIKAV from the exons CAGGATTCAGTTCGCTACAACACTGTTGCCATCATTGTTGTGATGAGCGCCTTGGCGCTGCTGCTTCCGTGTGGCGGTGCTGTTCAACGTCCGCTACAAAACCAACCAGG GGCCCAGTGGTGCTAGAGGAGGCGTCGTTCTACTACAAAGCTCCGGTCAACAAGAACTTCTCCAAGAAAG GCCTAACCTCGCCAAACTTTGCTACACTTCACATCATGAGGGAACAAAG CAGATGCGTCCATCGCAATACTCAAGCAAATCAGATGACAAGGTGTTTGGAGCAAGCTAATCATAGCCAACTACATAGTTTAGTACTATGTTGTATTAAAGCAGTGTAA
- the LOC119276679 gene encoding uncharacterized protein LOC119276679 isoform X3: MELEAGFSSLQHCCHHCCDERLGAAASVWRCCSTSATKPTRGPVVLEEASFYYKAPVNKNFSKKGLTSPNFATLHIMREQRCVHRNTQANQMTRCLEQANHSQLHSLVLCCIKAV, translated from the exons CAGGATTCAGTTCGCTACAACACTGTTGCCATCATTGTTGTGATGAGCGCCTTGGCGCTGCTGCTTCCGTGTGGCGGTGCTGTTCAACGTCCGCTACAAAACCAACCAGG GGCCCAGTGGTGCTAGAGGAGGCGTCGTTCTACTACAAAGCTCCGGTCAACAAGAACTTCTCCAAGAAAG GCCTAACCTCGCCAAACTTTGCTACACTTCACATCATGAGGGAACAAAG ATGCGTCCATCGCAATACTCAAGCAAATCAGATGACAAGGTGTTTGGAGCAAGCTAATCATAGCCAACTACATAGTTTAGTACTATGTTGTATTAAAGCAGTGTAA
- the LOC119276679 gene encoding uncharacterized protein LOC119276679 isoform X2: MELEGFSSLQHCCHHCCDERLGAAASVWRCCSTSATKPTRGPVVLEEASFYYKAPVNKNFSKKGLTSPNFATLHIMREQSRCVHRNTQANQMTRCLEQANHSQLHSLVLCCIKAV, from the exons GATTCAGTTCGCTACAACACTGTTGCCATCATTGTTGTGATGAGCGCCTTGGCGCTGCTGCTTCCGTGTGGCGGTGCTGTTCAACGTCCGCTACAAAACCAACCAGG GGCCCAGTGGTGCTAGAGGAGGCGTCGTTCTACTACAAAGCTCCGGTCAACAAGAACTTCTCCAAGAAAG GCCTAACCTCGCCAAACTTTGCTACACTTCACATCATGAGGGAACAAAG CAGATGCGTCCATCGCAATACTCAAGCAAATCAGATGACAAGGTGTTTGGAGCAAGCTAATCATAGCCAACTACATAGTTTAGTACTATGTTGTATTAAAGCAGTGTAA